From the Buchnera aphidicola (Macrosiphum euphorbiae) genome, the window TAAAATTTTCTTTTATTTGATTTTTATTAAAATTGATTCGACCAATTGTAGCATGAATAATTCCGTTTTTATCATTTCGATAGCGTACTTGTCCTGTTTTCGCATTTTTAATTGCTTCAGCGATATTTGTAGTTACTGTTCCTAATTTAGGATTAGGCATTAAATTGCGAGGACCAAGTATTTGTCCTAACTGTGTTACTACTTTCATTGCGTCAGGTGAGGCAATGACAACATCAAAATTAACACCTTCTTTTTTTATTTTTTCAGCTAAATCTTCCATTCCTATTAATTCTGCACCTGCATTTTTAGCTATTTCAACATTATTTCCTTGTGTAAATACAGCTACTCGAATAAAACGTCCAATACCATTTGGTAATACTATTGAACCTCGAATATTTTGATCTGATTTTTTAGAATCTATTCCTAAATTAATAGCGATATCAATACTTTCATTAAATTTTACTTTAGATAATTTTTTTAATAAGTTTATCAGATCATCTATGTGGTATAATTTTTCAAAATTAATATTTTTTTTAATATTTTTTATACGTTTAGCTGTTTTTTTCATTGTTATTCCTCAATAATTAGACCCATAGATTTAGCAGTACCTTCAATAGATCTCATCATGCTTTCAATATTAGAACCAGTCATATCATTATTTTTGATAGTTGCTATTTCCTTGATCTGTGAATTTTTAATTGTTCCTATTTGTTCTAATTTAGTTTTACTAGAACCCTTTTTAATTCCAGATAGTTTTTTCAATAAAATAGAAGCAGGAGGTGTTTTTGTGATAAATGTGAATGAACGATCAGAATAAACTGTAATAATTACTGGTATTGGCAATCCTTTTTCTATATTTTCTGTTTTTTTGTTAAACAATTTACAAAATTCCATAATATTAA encodes:
- the rplA gene encoding 50S ribosomal protein L1, yielding MKKTAKRIKNIKKNINFEKLYHIDDLINLLKKLSKVKFNESIDIAINLGIDSKKSDQNIRGSIVLPNGIGRFIRVAVFTQGNNVEIAKNAGAELIGMEDLAEKIKKEGVNFDVVIASPDAMKVVTQLGQILGPRNLMPNPKLGTVTTNIAEAIKNAKTGQVRYRNDKNGIIHATIGRINFNKNQIKENFNIFLEAIKKSKPPQSKGIYIKKIVLSTTMGIGLILDQSTLSL
- the rplK gene encoding 50S ribosomal protein L11 codes for the protein MAKKIQSYIKLQVSAGTANPSPPIGPALGQKGVNIMEFCKLFNKKTENIEKGLPIPVIITVYSDRSFTFITKTPPASILLKKLSGIKKGSSKTKLEQIGTIKNSQIKEIATIKNNDMTGSNIESMMRSIEGTAKSMGLIIEE